Proteins from a genomic interval of Spirochaetota bacterium:
- a CDS encoding tetratricopeptide repeat protein codes for MRYGIRKKTPVFVLIAIMMMSSVARPQSIEELDRRASEFYMNKEFTRALGEWLRILEIEPDNENIQKKIEMLYEEKHRKDLAYQKARFHYRLARQELPVDVQKAKDDSDVAIANFIVAYRIDPADPDLQIMREDMRRLQEELRIELAKKRLSEELKQRYIALMQDAAENMKSMKFEQALSNYKEVLDFVPNDTVALEGLRNAELAISNRLKYEKIQLLLAAGVALFGEKKYKDARNDFEEILSLDIKNREAKRYIDRIDEILESSRNLELARIQAEQFYLSGIENIRKKNFDQAADDFENALSMVSNYKDTRARLDGLGRLRKEYAEEQRMLRLRNIDREFQNGLLAYSEGRYKEALSHLEKTLVLDAGNELAKKYIVMVKEAIRDIEEEVVDVDSPYYNIINPLIVSGRQLYDRGNYIESRKRWDDILRLFPKNRIALEHLLKCELALNPAAFQDFAQKIVDEGKELLEGRKFAQALTKFELIRSISADYPEINDLIGAAKRGAERTAPAGVNPQETEARYAQGMELYQRGGQGNIEAALGHFRWVAARDPNHTRSLIAMNRIESQLRFGGGEVSPERGGLTDKQKTLVRTYYYNGINYYTNNNFDKAIEEWRKVLVIDPTHEKARNNIRKSLVLLGR; via the coding sequence ATGAGATACGGAATCAGAAAAAAAACACCGGTTTTTGTGCTCATCGCGATCATGATGATGTCGTCCGTGGCGCGGCCTCAAAGCATTGAGGAGCTCGACCGCCGCGCAAGCGAATTTTACATGAACAAGGAATTCACCCGGGCGCTTGGAGAATGGCTGCGCATCCTCGAAATCGAGCCCGACAACGAAAACATCCAGAAAAAGATCGAGATGCTCTACGAGGAGAAGCACCGCAAGGACCTCGCCTATCAGAAGGCCCGGTTTCATTACCGGCTGGCCCGTCAGGAGCTTCCGGTGGACGTTCAGAAGGCCAAGGACGACTCGGACGTGGCGATAGCGAATTTCATAGTCGCGTACAGGATCGACCCGGCGGATCCGGATTTGCAGATAATGCGCGAGGACATGCGCAGGCTTCAGGAAGAGCTCCGGATCGAGCTTGCCAAAAAGCGCCTGTCGGAAGAGCTTAAACAGCGCTACATCGCCCTCATGCAGGACGCCGCCGAAAACATGAAGTCCATGAAATTTGAACAGGCGCTTTCAAACTACAAGGAAGTGCTCGATTTCGTCCCCAACGACACGGTTGCACTCGAGGGCCTGCGAAACGCGGAGCTGGCGATTTCGAACCGGCTCAAATACGAGAAGATTCAGCTCCTCCTGGCCGCCGGGGTTGCCCTTTTCGGGGAGAAGAAATATAAGGACGCGCGGAACGATTTTGAGGAGATACTTTCACTCGATATCAAAAACCGCGAGGCGAAGAGATACATAGACCGGATCGACGAAATCCTCGAATCAAGCAGAAACCTTGAGCTCGCGCGCATCCAGGCCGAGCAGTTTTATCTGTCGGGCATCGAAAACATACGCAAAAAGAACTTCGACCAGGCGGCGGATGATTTTGAAAACGCCCTTTCGATGGTCAGTAACTATAAAGACACCCGCGCGCGGCTGGATGGCCTGGGCCGGCTCCGGAAGGAATACGCCGAGGAGCAGCGCATGCTCCGGCTTCGGAACATCGACCGCGAGTTCCAGAACGGACTTCTGGCATATTCGGAAGGCCGGTATAAGGAAGCGCTTTCCCATCTGGAAAAAACCCTGGTCCTTGACGCCGGCAATGAACTGGCAAAAAAGTACATCGTCATGGTCAAGGAAGCCATCCGCGATATAGAGGAAGAGGTGGTCGATGTTGACTCACCCTATTATAATATAATAAACCCTCTGATTGTATCCGGCAGGCAGCTCTATGACAGGGGCAATTACATCGAGTCGAGAAAGCGGTGGGATGATATCCTCCGGTTATTCCCTAAAAACCGCATTGCCCTCGAACACCTTTTGAAATGCGAACTGGCGTTGAATCCCGCCGCCTTTCAGGATTTCGCGCAGAAGATCGTCGATGAGGGCAAGGAGCTCCTCGAGGGACGGAAGTTCGCGCAGGCGTTGACAAAATTCGAGTTGATACGGTCAATATCCGCCGACTATCCCGAGATCAACGACCTTATCGGCGCGGCGAAACGGGGGGCGGAGCGGACCGCGCCGGCGGGCGTTAATCCGCAGGAGACCGAGGCGCGCTACGCGCAGGGCATGGAGCTCTACCAGCGCGGGGGCCAGGGGAATATCGAGGCGGCCCTTGGCCATTTTCGCTGGGTAGCCGCGCGGGACCCGAACCATACCAGATCACTGATTGCGATGAACCGGATCGAGTCCCAGCTTCGCTTCGGCGGCGGGGAGGTCTCCCCGGAAAGGGGTGGTCTTACCGATAAGCAGAAAACGCTCGTGCGAACCTATTATTATAACGGAATCAATTATTATACAAACAATAATTTCGACAAGGCCATTGAGGAATGGCGCAAGGTGCTGGTGATCGATCCGACCCACGAAAAGGCGAGGAACAACATACGTAAAAGTCTGGTATTGTTAGGAAGGTGA
- the amrA gene encoding AmmeMemoRadiSam system protein A, whose product MIELSGEQQVRLLGLARRTIRNVLDGKGLPEIDMVDDFSDRIFAEKCGAFVTLHAGRALRGCIGYIKGIKTIPETIIDMANASAFKDPRFPPLGKREYDIIDIEISIMSPIEEVRDVSEIVIGRDGLIISAGYRTGLLLPQVATECGWDGNTFLEHTCYKAGLPGDAWRAKGTKIEKFSAQVFGEKAHGLK is encoded by the coding sequence ATGATAGAACTGAGCGGGGAACAGCAGGTCAGGCTGCTCGGACTGGCGCGACGGACCATCCGGAACGTGCTCGACGGAAAGGGCCTGCCCGAAATCGATATGGTAGATGATTTCAGCGACCGGATTTTCGCCGAAAAATGCGGGGCATTCGTGACCCTGCATGCCGGCCGCGCACTGCGGGGGTGCATAGGCTATATCAAGGGAATAAAGACAATCCCTGAGACGATCATCGACATGGCGAACGCTTCGGCGTTCAAGGATCCGCGCTTTCCCCCGCTCGGGAAACGGGAATACGACATCATCGATATAGAGATATCCATCATGTCCCCGATCGAGGAGGTGCGGGACGTATCCGAGATCGTCATCGGTCGCGACGGGCTTATTATCAGCGCCGGGTACCGAACCGGGCTGCTCCTTCCCCAGGTGGCCACCGAATGTGGCTGGGACGGGAATACTTTCCTCGAGCATACGTGTTACAAGGCGGGCCTGCCCGGGGACGCCTGGCGGGCGAAGGGTACAAAAATAGAAAAGTTCTCCGCCCAGGTTTTCGGCGAAAAGGCGCACGGCCTTAAGTAA
- the amrB gene encoding AmmeMemoRadiSam system protein B: MWHRKPAVAGSFYPSNPGKLATDIDTYLKNAGKVGIGGELFGLIVPHAGYVYSGPVAAYSYNLLKGLGVQVAVVLAPCHRARFDGASVIPSGLYATPLGDATIDEAIGGELVKKSRITFIREAHDSEHSLEVQVPFLQRVLGEFTLVPIVVGTTDLAVCRSLAAEMAEVLAGEKRRFVVVISTDLSHYHPYEEARRIDGVFIETLRRYNTGELSGSLRADRSQACGEGPVLTGMELGSLMGASRVEVLKYANSGDTAGGRDQVVGYLAAAIVK, translated from the coding sequence ATGTGGCACAGGAAGCCGGCGGTCGCAGGTTCGTTTTATCCTTCAAACCCCGGGAAACTCGCGACCGATATAGACACCTATCTTAAAAATGCGGGCAAAGTCGGTATCGGGGGTGAACTTTTCGGGCTTATCGTTCCGCACGCCGGGTACGTTTATTCGGGGCCGGTCGCGGCGTATTCGTATAATCTGCTGAAGGGCCTGGGCGTGCAGGTGGCGGTGGTGCTGGCGCCCTGTCATCGCGCCCGTTTCGACGGCGCGTCGGTCATCCCCTCCGGCCTGTATGCCACCCCGCTCGGCGATGCGACCATCGACGAGGCGATAGGCGGTGAACTGGTAAAGAAGTCCCGCATTACGTTCATCCGCGAGGCGCACGACAGCGAGCACTCGCTCGAGGTGCAGGTGCCTTTCCTCCAGCGCGTGCTCGGCGAATTCACCCTGGTTCCGATCGTCGTCGGGACGACGGACCTTGCGGTCTGCCGCTCGCTGGCCGCGGAGATGGCCGAAGTCCTGGCGGGAGAAAAAAGACGTTTCGTGGTCGTTATCTCCACGGACCTTTCGCATTACCATCCGTACGAGGAGGCCAGGAGGATCGACGGGGTCTTCATCGAAACGCTCAGGCGCTATAACACGGGCGAACTGTCCGGTTCCCTCCGCGCCGACAGGTCCCAGGCGTGTGGAGAGGGGCCGGTACTGACGGGCATGGAGCTGGGGAGCCTTATGGGAGCGTCCCGCGTGGAAGTGCTCAAGTACGCCAATTCGGGCGATACCGCCGGCGGCAGGGACCAGGTGGTCGGTTACCTGGCGGCAGCGATCGTTAAATAA
- a CDS encoding phosphopantothenoylcysteine decarboxylase codes for MFLRNRKIIVTGGPTREWIDPVRYISNASSGKMGVALADAAHSLSGDTVFIHGPMDRSLLAGRPYRTVGVESTEELLAAVMNELTGGAVLIMAAAPADYRPAGRATLKIKKQSEELRIDLIKNPDILKTVASRKAADPLLAGLFVVGFAAETHNAEAYALSKLKEKDLDMICLNDVAKEGAGFSADTNIVVIFTRGGGRIDFPLMPKKELAAGILEKVELELAARRQ; via the coding sequence ATGTTCTTGAGGAATAGAAAGATCATCGTTACCGGCGGTCCCACGCGCGAGTGGATCGACCCGGTGCGGTATATATCGAACGCCTCGTCGGGCAAGATGGGAGTGGCCCTCGCGGACGCGGCACATTCACTGTCGGGCGATACGGTGTTCATCCACGGTCCCATGGACCGGTCACTTCTGGCCGGCAGGCCGTATCGTACCGTAGGGGTGGAGTCCACCGAAGAGCTCCTCGCCGCGGTGATGAACGAGCTTACGGGCGGCGCGGTGCTCATCATGGCGGCCGCGCCCGCCGACTATCGTCCCGCCGGGCGCGCGACCCTCAAGATCAAGAAGCAATCGGAAGAGCTAAGGATAGACCTAATCAAAAATCCCGATATACTGAAAACCGTCGCGTCGAGGAAGGCCGCCGACCCGTTGCTCGCGGGGCTCTTCGTGGTCGGGTTCGCGGCTGAAACGCACAATGCGGAGGCCTATGCCCTCTCAAAGCTGAAGGAAAAGGACCTGGACATGATCTGCCTCAACGATGTCGCAAAGGAAGGGGCCGGTTTTTCGGCGGACACCAATATCGTCGTCATTTTCACGCGCGGCGGCGGACGGATCGATTTTCCGCTCATGCCGAAGAAGGAGCTGGCTGCCGGAATTCTTGAGAAAGTCGAGCTCGAACTTGCCGCGCGAAGACAGTAA
- a CDS encoding flavoprotein, with translation MKKIILGISSSIAAYKACDLTRLFVKAGYSVHCVLTENAVHLVTPLTLETLSGNPVYTETFARERRAMGHIELKDDAALMVVAPATASILGKFANGIADDLLSTTFLSVLCPVVIAPAMNPNMWGHRAVQANMEKLKSWGVRFVEPAEGPVACGDFGYGKLAEVETIYRAAMDVLEE, from the coding sequence ATGAAGAAGATAATACTCGGAATCTCGTCATCCATCGCCGCATACAAGGCATGCGATCTCACGCGCCTCTTCGTCAAGGCGGGATATTCGGTGCACTGCGTTCTTACCGAAAACGCCGTCCACCTGGTCACGCCGCTCACGCTCGAGACGCTCTCGGGAAACCCGGTCTATACCGAAACGTTCGCCCGCGAGCGCCGCGCCATGGGCCATATCGAGCTCAAGGACGATGCCGCGCTCATGGTGGTTGCGCCGGCTACGGCCAGCATCCTGGGGAAATTCGCAAACGGCATTGCCGACGATCTTCTCAGCACCACCTTCCTGTCGGTGCTCTGCCCGGTCGTGATCGCGCCGGCGATGAATCCCAATATGTGGGGACACCGTGCCGTACAGGCGAACATGGAGAAGCTCAAATCGTGGGGCGTGCGCTTCGTCGAGCCCGCGGAGGGTCCGGTGGCCTGCGGCGATTTCGGATACGGAAAGCTGGCCGAGGTCGAGACCATTTACAGGGCTGCCATGGATGTTCTTGAGGAATAG
- the mutL gene encoding DNA mismatch repair endonuclease MutL: MNRIQILPESVKKKIAAGEVVEGPFSVVKELVENSIDAASTEIEVEIYDSGLKKIVVRDNGSGIHRDDVALALMEHATSKIREIGDIERIATFGFRGEALSSIAEISRITMYTRTSGGEEGARLAYREGSLEMRDYAGPVGTTIIVENLFYNTPARKKFLKSKTTEMRNIRAIFLRMALAHPEIRFALLSEGKPGIRLERTSSIAERAAQVYGSETMKRLQPARLSDISVSIEGFLSTPEFLKSTRSMQMLYVNRRAVEYRYLGFLLSRAYEGIAAQGRLPAAILFIDVDPGLIDVNIHPAKREIKFFDQKYFDNLITALCRKALGERPHAIGEGALRTESAPGGETEYGRDEVLPFGADEFREGGTSQTAADACRLGADRPAEGADNETARSIVNEGAALYRDLRGQTAVRALGVVFDTYILCEDAESLCIVDFHAAHERFIYDELMKKESSFESQALVFPKVIELSLEEFGVIGEHASFLAEIGFDMDEFSENAVIVRSVPVLAAGIDIDGFFADLVESLTGDEGKTMGVRERVARRLACHSARRAGDGLLAQEIDLIIQKTFSGAYELRCPHGRPFVYRLGRSDMEKLFKRS; this comes from the coding sequence ATGAACCGCATACAGATACTGCCAGAATCGGTAAAAAAGAAGATCGCCGCCGGCGAAGTGGTGGAGGGGCCCTTTTCGGTCGTCAAGGAGCTCGTGGAGAACTCCATCGACGCAGCCTCCACGGAGATCGAGGTGGAGATTTACGACAGCGGACTTAAAAAGATCGTGGTACGCGACAACGGCTCGGGGATACACCGCGACGACGTGGCGCTCGCGCTCATGGAACACGCGACCAGTAAAATCCGTGAGATCGGCGATATCGAGCGGATCGCCACCTTCGGTTTTCGCGGCGAGGCGCTTTCGAGCATAGCGGAAATATCGCGCATAACCATGTATACCAGGACATCCGGCGGGGAAGAGGGTGCCCGCCTGGCGTATCGCGAGGGATCGCTCGAAATGCGCGACTATGCGGGTCCGGTGGGGACCACCATCATCGTCGAAAACCTTTTTTACAATACACCGGCGCGTAAAAAGTTCCTGAAATCGAAGACAACCGAGATGCGGAACATTCGCGCAATTTTTTTGCGAATGGCGCTCGCCCATCCCGAAATACGCTTCGCCCTGCTTTCTGAAGGGAAGCCGGGCATCAGGCTGGAGCGAACGTCCTCCATCGCCGAGCGCGCTGCGCAGGTTTATGGAAGCGAAACGATGAAGCGGCTCCAGCCGGCCCGCCTGTCCGATATCAGCGTATCGATAGAAGGATTCCTTTCGACGCCGGAGTTTCTCAAATCGACACGCTCCATGCAAATGCTCTATGTAAACAGGCGAGCGGTGGAGTATCGCTACCTGGGATTTCTCCTGTCGCGCGCCTACGAGGGCATCGCCGCGCAGGGGCGCCTTCCCGCGGCGATACTGTTCATCGACGTGGACCCCGGACTCATCGATGTCAATATCCATCCGGCGAAGCGTGAGATCAAGTTTTTCGACCAGAAGTATTTCGACAACCTTATTACGGCACTCTGCCGCAAGGCGCTCGGAGAGCGGCCCCATGCGATCGGAGAGGGAGCGTTGAGGACCGAATCCGCCCCGGGCGGCGAAACGGAGTATGGACGGGATGAGGTCCTTCCCTTCGGCGCGGACGAGTTCCGGGAGGGCGGGACGTCCCAAACAGCGGCTGATGCGTGCCGCCTCGGAGCGGACCGGCCGGCGGAGGGCGCGGACAATGAGACGGCGCGAAGCATCGTAAACGAGGGAGCTGCGCTCTACCGTGATCTTCGCGGGCAAACCGCGGTACGCGCGCTCGGCGTGGTCTTCGACACCTACATTCTCTGCGAGGACGCCGAATCGCTCTGCATCGTCGATTTTCACGCCGCGCACGAGCGTTTCATCTACGATGAGCTCATGAAAAAGGAATCATCGTTCGAATCGCAGGCGCTGGTCTTTCCGAAGGTTATAGAGCTTTCGCTGGAGGAATTTGGCGTCATCGGCGAACATGCCTCCTTCCTCGCCGAAATAGGATTTGACATGGACGAATTTTCGGAAAATGCTGTCATAGTCCGCTCCGTGCCGGTGCTCGCCGCGGGGATCGACATCGACGGTTTTTTCGCGGACCTGGTCGAGTCGCTGACGGGCGATGAAGGTAAAACGATGGGCGTGAGGGAGCGTGTTGCGCGGCGGCTCGCCTGCCATTCGGCGCGGAGGGCGGGTGACGGCCTCCTGGCGCAGGAGATTGATCTGATCATACAGAAGACCTTCTCCGGCGCGTATGAACTACGCTGTCCGCACGGAAGGCCGTTCGTCTACAGGCTCGGCAGATCCGATATGGAGAAATTGTTCAAACGATCATGA
- a CDS encoding NAD-dependent deacylase, with amino-acid sequence MEEQYRQAAEIIGGAKTVICLTGAGISVESGIPDFRGACGLWEKYDPLEYAHIDAFRRNPEKIWKMVFELIELTSSASPNPAHRALADLERMNILRSVITQNIDNLHQAAGSKSVIEFHGNAGRLDCLNCGRSYGAGEFELKDRVPPCCDCSAVLKPSVVFFGEAIPVRALAESERLSNLADVILVIGTSAVVYPASSIPYIVKSNGGRVIEMNLESTGLTHSITDVFIQGPVGTTLPGLAARL; translated from the coding sequence ATGGAAGAACAATATCGGCAGGCGGCGGAGATCATAGGAGGCGCGAAGACGGTGATATGCCTCACCGGGGCCGGGATATCGGTGGAAAGCGGGATCCCGGATTTCCGCGGCGCCTGCGGACTGTGGGAGAAGTACGATCCCCTGGAATATGCGCATATAGACGCGTTCCGGCGAAATCCGGAGAAGATATGGAAGATGGTATTCGAGCTCATCGAGCTCACATCGAGCGCCTCACCGAACCCGGCGCACAGGGCGCTTGCCGATCTCGAAAGGATGAACATCCTCCGGTCGGTCATCACTCAGAACATCGACAACCTCCATCAGGCGGCGGGAAGCAAGAGCGTCATAGAGTTTCACGGCAACGCCGGCCGGCTCGACTGCCTCAACTGCGGCCGGAGCTACGGCGCGGGCGAATTCGAGCTTAAAGACAGGGTGCCGCCCTGTTGCGACTGTTCGGCCGTGCTCAAGCCGAGTGTCGTTTTTTTCGGCGAGGCGATCCCCGTGCGGGCGCTCGCCGAGTCCGAACGGCTTTCCAATCTGGCCGACGTAATACTGGTCATCGGCACCTCGGCGGTCGTTTACCCCGCAAGCAGCATACCGTATATCGTTAAATCCAACGGCGGCCGGGTCATCGAGATGAACCTCGAATCGACCGGCCTCACTCATTCGATTACCGACGTCTTCATCCAGGGACCGGTCGGCACCACGCTCCCCGGGCTCGCCGCGCGCCTGTAG
- a CDS encoding YlbF family regulator, whose translation MGTGAEEIREKTDELAELIRRHPLAVRHDRLRSEVNAEAPSRELFVRLIRLGAMIDRTARTGSAAEIPAEEKKELEKSLEANGLVRSYIEVRRELVALIVEVMEKIRNPDATT comes from the coding sequence ATGGGAACTGGAGCTGAAGAGATTCGGGAAAAAACCGACGAACTTGCGGAGCTCATCCGCCGCCATCCCCTTGCGGTCCGCCACGACCGGCTGCGCTCGGAAGTGAACGCCGAAGCGCCCTCTCGCGAACTTTTCGTGCGATTGATTCGGCTGGGCGCCATGATCGACCGTACGGCGAGAACGGGAAGCGCGGCCGAGATCCCGGCGGAGGAGAAGAAGGAGCTGGAAAAATCGCTCGAAGCGAACGGACTGGTCAGGTCGTATATCGAGGTACGCAGGGAGCTTGTCGCTTTGATCGTTGAGGTGATGGAAAAAATCCGCAATCCCGATGCGACGACCTGA